The Platichthys flesus chromosome 10, fPlaFle2.1, whole genome shotgun sequence genome includes a window with the following:
- the LOC133961948 gene encoding ubiquitin thioesterase OTUB2-like, whose translation MEVGSLVSHREDISSMFPHQIPGAKYKDLSSQFSSVRKVRGDGNCFYRAFCFSHMESVLHNARALQRFKDKIIQSGEVLSSAGFDESRFKQHLDTVVDVVEQCQADEQDYALLRLFNEQITSDHVVQYLRLLTSAHLQSNAQFFSNFVEAPNLHAYCRQEVEVMGMECDHVDILALSEALDICTHIVSVDGDEQQLAHHMIPEGAEPSLHLLYQTSHYNILYPRPHH comes from the exons ATGGAGGTTGGAAGTCTCGTCTCGCACAGAGAGgacatctcctccatgttcccACATCAAATACCCGGGGCCAAGTACAAA GATCTGAGCAGCCAGTTCTCCTCTGTGAGGAAAGTACGTGGTGATGGAAACTGCTTCTACCGGGCCTTCTGCTTCTCTCACATGGAGTCAGTCCTGCATAACGCCCGAGCTTTGCAGAG ATTCAAGGACAAAATAATTCAAAGCGGTGAAGTGTTGTCCTCTGCAGGATTTGATGAGAGCCGCTTCAAACAACACCTGGACACA gtggtggacgtggtggagCAGTGCCAGGCTGACGAGCAGGACTACGCCTTGCTGAGGCTCTTCAATGAGCAGATCACCTCTGACCACGTGGTGCAGTATCTCAGGCTGCTCACCTCGGCACACCTGCAGAGCAACGCACAGTTCTTCTCCAACTTTGTGGAGGCGCCCAATCTACACGCATACTGTCGTCAG GAAGTGGAGGTGATGGGGATGGAGTGCGATCACGTGGACATtctggctctctctgaggctcTGGACATTTGCACACATATCGTCTCTGTGGACGGTGACGAGCAGCAGTTGGCTCACCACATGATTCCAGAGGGTGCTGAGCcctccctgcacctcctctACCAAACATCGCACTACAACATTCTCTACCCGCGACCTCACCACTGA